Sequence from the Helianthus annuus cultivar XRQ/B chromosome 13, HanXRQr2.0-SUNRISE, whole genome shotgun sequence genome:
tttccctCATTTAATCCTAACTCTTGATTACCTAAAGgaatggtcaagattacttcttAGCCTTCTTAGctaaataaacttcctattatatcctaaccctatATTTTAATTGGTGAAGTTGGTATATATTAACTTCCTTGTGTACGAAACCTTATCAACTTGTGGGGCTTAACTTAATGGCTAAGAATTTTGAAAGCTCTATGTTGAATAGGATTTTTCTAACATTACTGAATTTCGATCTTGAAATCTTCGAGGATATTTCTTGCTTGAATAAACGTGGTCGCCATTCTGGGGAGGAATACGCTTTGTGGTGCAGGGTGAAGCGACctcataatttttttaatttgttatttttaaacTACCATTCCAATGTGGACGCCCTTAAAATTTTATAACTACCATTGCAATGCGAATGGGAGTTTTCGGTATACCTTAGTTATTAGATAGTTTTTGGTATACCTCATTAGATAGATACATCTGGATTCAGTGAAAGGCTACAATTATATGATTACATATAGGCAATGTAATAAATTATATGTTTATTTTACTATATGTATCTACATAATAACTGCAATGTTCAAATATTGTTACATAGGTTATGATGATAATAACAATCTTAAAAACAACATATACACAGGGATGACATAACTACAACAAAGAGAGATTTGATCTTCCAAAATACCCTATCTCTTCCATTTCTTTATTGTCTTTCATTGTGTTCAAAAGACTCAACCACAGAAGTTAATTCCTGCTCATTATTCTTCAAAAGGATACcaccattaccattaccattaccattaccatcCATGTTATGTTTATACTGAATCATGGGGTCTTTATTGATATCCAGCAAATACAAAACTATCACTGTAGCTACTGAACCAACCAACATAGGAATCGGGCCAAAAATCCATAGAAGCAAAATGGCTGCAACATAAAGTGCTCGCAATCCGACTATCCAGAAGTTGTTTCCTCTTAACACCGCCTTCTGGATGCAACCCACCGGAACATCGCCAGTGGGCATGCTTATGAGGAAACACCCATGCACAAAGTGTCTTGTAGTTTGTACAAAACAAGCAAAGGCCAGTAAAAAGAAAGATAAAATAGCTATGTATTTGATGGTGCTGATGGATTCACTTGAGTTCCCTAAGATAAATCTGCTTGTAAGAAAGTTATCAGATGAGTTTCCAAGTAATGCTCCTATAAAAGAGCATAGCACTAGAGAAATTGAGCTCATCGTAGTTGAGGCCGATAAATGGCCGCTAAGAACTGACTGTGCAACTCCTCTATCTTTAACATCCATCTGCGAGCATTAGTTCAAATCGATCAATTATCAAATGGATTACAAACAAACGTACCCAAAATCTCGCTCATAAAAGAGCTATTTGTAAGGTCTACAGTGGGTGAGATGAGGGTAAACCTCTCTTTTatcctagggatagagaggctgctccACTGAGTCCGTGACTCCCAACGTTTATTTTAGACTTACTGAATATAGTAACCTAGATAACACAGAGAAATAACGAGAATATGAATAAAAGTGGTTTGAGTTTTACCAATAGCATTTTCTCAACCCAGGCCTTCTTGTTGTGGTTCTCGTAGCCGATTGCAGTGAGATTAGGTTGTTTGCGGTACCTGTAGAGCAAAAAGAGATGATAGATGCACAAGATCAAGAACCCTAATGGCACCAGGATCATATCCAGGTATTCTTCCTTCCATTCCCAAGCCATGTTCTTTGTTTTTGAAATTCTCAACAATGTTTCTTTCTTGGTGGGATTCGTAAGGAGGTTAACGAATCATGATTATGGCCTATAAACGGGTCTGATGTGTGAAACGTGGGTCTGATTGATTATTCAACGAGGTTTGATGGAAAATTTGCATGGTGTAGATGGCTGTCATGCACGTGAAGTCATTTTCACAAGTTGCACAAGTTTTTCAGCCTCATTAGACTGCAGCTGGTTCTTTCCAAACATCATTAAATAGGTTTTCTTGTGGACACCAATATAGGGCATCTATATAACCTTTAAATGCATCAATGATAATATTTACCCCCTAGAGTTTATGCTTAGATGATATATATTTTGTGATGCAGTCACAAAGGAAGGCAATGATCACTTAAAACTAAAAGTTGAAATTTTTAGTCGTACAAATAACTAGAGCTTACCACCTAATCAGATTCTTATCTTTTGTATGCTTTACATAAATATATGCTTAATTTATTTGTGGGGTTTTGAAGCTTGAATCCACCCCTTTGTATTCGCAATCCATTAAGTCGTTTTCATCGTCCCAATCCTGGAGTTATGTTACAACCATCAAGATAAACTGTTATAAGATCACTACAAATCCAGGGCGGCCCGGAGGGGGTGCGGGGTGGGCGACGTGTTTTCTTTCTACAAAACCAGGGGCGGCCCGTTTTTTTCTGAATTTACCCATACAACGTGTTTTCTTTCTACGTTATGTTGTTTAATGCGCGTGTGAGGTGCTTTTTATCTACATTTCCACGTAAAAAAACAGCCTGCCGCAACGTGCGGGTGATTCCACaaatttttaattcattttcatatatttaaaaCTTTTTTGTATATTCcgtttaaaaatttatattttagggGCCCGTATTTTATCTTCACACAGGGTCagaaattttcgaaaattttcgAAGACGGCCCTGGGAAGTAGGTTGCTTTGCCACATACACACACGTGTCTTAACACTTGTACACTCACATAAGAGCCACTTGCAATACCATTACAACCGTAGATCCAAATGGATGGCTTGGATTTAGAAATCCACTCTTGGTGTATTAATAGATTTAGATCGAGTTATTAATTAAAATTCAACAAAACTTTCTTTTGTGACTTTTTACATGATGAACTGATGGTTAGCAACTTGGATGTTTTTATAAAGGATCACCATTCACCAACACCAAACTTATTTTGTGCAATTCTTCTTTTCTTTTTGCAAGAACAGTTCAATGCTTATGTCAGAGCCATAAAAAAAAATCACAACCAGCGATATTCATAAATTTTACTCATAAAAAAGAGACACCGGccatgctttaaactgtttgagaCTATTGTTCTCTAATCATCCCCGCTATATATACATACCCTTGAATAAGTGTGACTAATGAGATATTTTTTGTAATGGTATCGCTTCTCCGTCATCAGTAACGCTTTGCTTTATCATGGTGTGTTTAGGAAacaaaaagccaaaaaaaatatACTAACAAAGGTCTAATATTATATCTACTAAAAAAGGGATACAGGGTATTGTTTTTGAGTGTGAATGGTAAAATTATTGAATAATTTAGGTTCAAGGATTTCAACAGAATCATCGAAGGTATCAGTTTAATTTCTATAGCAGcataaaaattaaaatattacTTATATACAAACAAACACTATTTATTGGGAATATGAACAAATTAAACAAATTCATTGAAACATGTACTAGGAACAAGAATTATGCTTTACCACACAAAGTTATACATACGAACTAAACAAATTCATTGAAAATAACAACTTGTGAGAGTTTGGGAAGAGAAAATCACAAGAATTAAACACGAAAAAATACTATGAAAAAATATTTACCTGATTTCGTGTATGACGATGAAAATCTGAACAAGTGAATGGCGATTAGGGTTCCAAAAGGTGTAGGAtgctataacaaccctcctataACCCTTAACGTAACCCTAAACGTCcctaaatacaccccgtatgcgaTAACGAGCCTGAAATACCTTTATACttataaaaatcaagaaaaaccaAGTTTGGGAGTCGCTCGCAGGCCGCGACTCAGACACCAAAATCTGTCGCGGGGCGCAACAACCTTTTCTTGCTCGACACTGCATGGTGCCACGTGGCATGTGACTCACCGAAGCTAGGCCAATGACTGGCCAAGGCTATATTTGACACATCgttcctcgcgggccgcgaaagcTTTCCTTATCTTCTTCCCGGGGCGCGAGCCGCCTTAAATATGGCCTATATATAGAGGTCGACGAGTTCATTTCAACTCGTTCATAATCTAAAATTCTCTCTCAATATTCTATAGGCTATTATAatacccgggcataatacccaTTATAAagtgaagctctgcctcgttgtaagtattagaACCGtgctattaccctacacgatcgatttagggctccgtaacgcatgtcaaggctctgcctgactcaggcgttggagttctgtctcgtgttacactcgattgatctagggcttcgtaatgcatgtcaaggctctgcctgactcagtcattggagttctgtctcgagttgtacggttaatgtgatttgggttattttactaacacgtgtgtattgtttaattttaatagataataaccaggagattcCCAGGAGCTTTAGTTTTACCTAAgtaaacaatgtgagtacattttCTTTTTCTCACTCTATGTGAGTACATCTTGTAACAActcgcaaaatcatgtccaatacagtggtgacacgtgtcataaaccctGATCATGTTAAAAGataacttgagggactaaaactgtcaaacAGTGTAAAGATGTAAATAGaaggaccaaaagcgtcaacatgccaaacttgtgcctctgaatgacctcATATAATGTTCGTATTCGTAATTGAATATTGTGGCAAACACAAGAAGCCGTTTGTGCTTAAAAATCAAAAGTTACGAAAcacaggggttaaaagtgtcaacatgttaattcttacctctgagtgaccttttaatgtTCCTGAAGCTATGTAACGTATTAATATACCCTCATGAATATCTGATAAAGATTTCATAATGTTACGGTTAAATCTTATGAGGTAATTTGAAATTTCCAAGAagaggggttaaaagtgtaaatgTCACAATTCTTCTCTCGGGAGCCTTTACAACAATTCAAAAACTTATGCATGCAAGGTTTCACTCCCAAGAAGACTTCAGACCAGTTTTTATGGGCCCCTTATGCTGAAAATGTCAGATTATCGAACAATGGAAGTGCAGGGACTGATCTtgcaacaaaacaaaacaacttaGAAATGTGTTGTCTCGCGTGGCGCGGCAGGACCTGCCTGGTCTGGCGCGTGGCACGACGGAGATGGTTTTTCAGCAGACTGGCAGCTACCCAGCATGCATGACCTGAAATCTGTTTGGGATTCTCTGCAAAACTGATGCGAATACAGCTGCATGTTGATGGTTTTTAAAAATCATTTTGGACACTTGTGAACATCATAAAACATCTGGAAACTTGGAATCATCCTACCACATCAAATCCCTTTATATAAAGGCTCCTTCTCATTGTTGATCTTGCCATTTCAAAAATTAGAACTTCAAACTCTCTAAACTTATTTTCTGGAGCATCCTGGTTCACAAGGAAGGTCTCATAGTTCAAACTTTCGTGCtaaggaccattgtaagtgttcttagcttctGTAGTTAAGCTTTTGTTAGTTTAaagaccgaaagtcaaagttagcgtaattctgctttgactttgtgattaatcataaacggtccagccattattcgaattgaatatggctatatgttggtaattatgtaggtgttaaacccttaaaagggcacctcctaattatcacatttacttggtcaattgtcgggtcaaactacttaatagaaaagtcaaacgagtcagtttttgcaaaataaatcataactgataatgtagaagttataaattacattttatcacttaaacaacttggtaaataatataagaacatgtttaggcatgttcaacccgacaattctgagtttaggctcggtacgcaaccgaaagtcgcaaaagtagacttttgctttgatttTCAGTTCttacccgatttagcttagtttagctaTGCCTTAGAattcctttgtgaccatattatatgttagtataactctctgaagttatacTACCTAGTCCCTTAGAAATCAGAGATTTCATGCATGTTCCGTTATTTGCTTaaaattgaccattatgcccttttgtcattaaaacgagattttttgaAAGTGTGAAAGGACAAAAAgttttattactgatatataagtatgtcctaaaaatttgacctTAGTTTATGGTCTAAAAtaaaagttatgcaagatatcgtaaaatgaaagctttttgttaattaaattgcgtttttgccgtaaatcatatttaaacccaatttttggtATCAAACTTGCTACCCACTATTGtgatataatatttagggatttttggaaatttttttcaaattttatactgaccataacatagagttcttgcatggactcggtaattgacgataatgcccttttcgctaataaaatgagttgTACACATCATTTACATGTctaacctttttctactgattttatatgttgaataaaatattttaagaagttgagactgatcaaaatctcagactTCCTTAAACATATCAAATATCGTCAAATATCGACTTTTATGCgaattaggcgcatagtatggcttaaaaccatatttagcacctaagacttgttacctactgattttaaaaataaatttttatactttaacagtaagtataagtcttgaactcagatttccgaATTTaaccttaaaagcatatgtgaaatgaccaaaatgcccctacggtgcatagtttggccataaacgaTTAAACagacatatgtatgatatcttgctgatataacaacataaaataaatatttttacagaatgttttGGGCTAGAACCTCCGTTTACatttaaacctcttttataaaccttaaaatgaccaaaacaccctttcgggacttaaattggtcttaaatacatttggggcataattgttgatatcctactgatatcacaacatattttaagcataatgaCTATTGGAACTTGTATgtgactcatccggttacccgttatgcatatacgtgttcggtacggtttatgtaactagtttgcatgaattagccgaaacgggtcaacccttatcatttttacttcaaaatccagaatatgtttagtttacccattatatacaagtcttcaaacttgtcgggtctaaatcacattccaatccggtcaccgcttaatcttgcgttttgtgCCGTAAActttcctttaaaactaaccggtcaaagttACAACTcaaataagacccgttagaaatctaatatgttactaaaaccttcgttccagattaggagtcCAGTAAAAGCTCCCTGTACATGCTGATTAGAAAATACGACTGAGAATAAATTtcatttagctcaggtaaatacttttaacttattttctcttatacgggcttgggatacggtaaattattaccgcttggtcaggtattgaatatttaatcgattagtggttaaatcattgaggtaacccgttttaatctgttttgtttgatacaaaGCATTTGAGGGTTAatatgaccgtgtcctggatatccttggctcattcatttgaaatggccacgacttaagcacggggtgtaggcatacacctgacagttgcgtatgtaaaacggtatctcactcgtgaggaaacttcttgtgggcttatactagtggtgtgtctattaatcttgtaCCGGCTCTTCTATTTCGGTCCTGAAcgtacgacaaacatataaatctgtatatataattattttaaataattgtcccaagttataaaagaatatttgtgccttgtgcatttaaaccaattttcttaaatgttttcaagaGTTAGAGGCAGAGGTGGAAGAGGAAAGGCCCCAGTTTTGACCAGAAATGACCATGAAGCCGGGCCATCCCACCGGCGAACACCATCAGCAACAGTTACCTCTAGTCCTCACGAGGATTGGAGAACTTACTTGGAGCCCGCGAGACGCTCAGTATCACTTAGTTCTTCCCCGTCCTACCATCATTCGTTCGGGCCACATCAAGACAAGGAGCCTAATGATTCGCATCATTCTTTTATCCCGCTGCAGCGTTCGGGTTCTCACAGTTCTTTCCAGAACCCAACTCCCTATTTCCAAAGCTGGTTCAACCCGATGAACAAGGTACAAGAACCAGAGGGTCCAAACCCTTTGGGGCCGGCTAATCACTTTCCTGAAATCCAAAACATGGATG
This genomic interval carries:
- the LOC110897626 gene encoding uncharacterized protein LOC110897626, with product MAWEWKEEYLDMILVPLGFLILCIYHLFLLYRYRKQPNLTAIGYENHNKKAWVEKMLLMDVKDRGVAQSVLSGHLSASTTMSSISLVLCSFIGALLGNSSDNFLTSRFILGNSSESISTIKYIAILSFFLLAFACFVQTTRHFVHGCFLISMPTGDVPVGCIQKAVLRGNNFWIVGLRALYVAAILLLWIFGPIPMLVGSVATVIVLYLLDINKDPMIQYKHNMDGNGNGNGNGGILLKNNEQELTSVVESFEHNERQ